The following nucleotide sequence is from Pseudomonadota bacterium.
TCGGCGATTTGCTGTGCATTACCGCCTTCCATGATGATGCGGCCCATTTGTTCGGACACTTCCATCACCTGATAAATACCGACGCGGCCTTTGTAGCCGTCGGAACACTGACTGCAGCCTACCGGTCCGTTGACAGTAATGCCTTCGTCGATTTCTTCCTGAGTGAATCCTTCCTGGAGCAGCGCTTCCTGCGGAATTTCTTTGGTTTCTTTGCAGTTGTTGCACAAACGCCGGGCCAATCGTTGAGCGATAATCAGACTCACCGAAGTCGCAATGGCGTACGGCTTAACCCCCATGTCGACCAAACGCGTAAGCGTTTTTGGGGCGTCGTTCGTGTGCAGTGTGGACAACACTAAGTGACCGGTTTGGGCAGCCTTGATCGCGATCTCGGCGGTTTCCAAATCACGAATCTCACCCACCATGATGACATCCGGATCCTGACGCAAGAACGCTTTAAGCGCCGAGGAAAACGTGAGGCCAACTTTGTTGTTCACATTGACCTGGTTGATGCCAGGCAAGTTGATTTCGGCCGGGTCTTCCGCGGTCGAAATGTTACGGTCTTCGGTGTTGAGAATATTCAGTCCGGTATAGAGCGATACGGTTTTACCACTACCGGTTGGTCCGGTGACCAAAATCATGCCGTACGGTTTGGCAAGATTGTCCATGTAGATTTTCTTTTGAAACGCTTCATAGCCCAACGCGTCGATACCCAACTTGGCGCTGCTCGGATCGAGAATACGCATTACGATTTTCTCGCCAAACAGCGTGGGGCAGGTGCTCACGCGAAAATCGATGGCTCGATTCTTGGATAGCTTCATTTTGATGCGGCCATCCTGTGGCACGCGGCGTTCGGCAATGTCCAGCCGTGACATCACTTTTAGTCGAGCGCAAAGCTTGGTGGCCAGTCCAACGGGTGGCGTCGCCACTTCTTTGAGAATGCCGTCTTGGCGTGTGCGAATACGGAACGTCTTTTCGTAGGGCTCAAAGTGAATATCGGACGCGCCTTTCTTGATCGCGTCGAGCAGTACTTTGTTGACAAAACGCACAACCGGCGCATCGTCGACATCGTCGCGAGTAATGCCCTCTTCGTTTTCATCTTCGCCGCTGGATACCTCGAGGTTTTCGAGATCGAAGTCGTCATCGGCAAACGTGTCAAACGAACTGGCGTCGAGTGCTTCAATGGCGGCACTGACCCGCTCATTGAGTTTGTCGTCTTCCACGACCACGGCCTCAACGGAATAGCCCGTGGCAAATTTAATTTCATCGACCGCCTGCAAGTTGGTGGGGTCGGACACCGCGACATAGAGTCGCTTGCCGCGCAGACTCAACGGCAGCACGCGGTGCTTCGTGAGCAGTGGTTCGCTGACCAGTCGCACCACATCCATGTCAACATGCATGGCGGCAAGATCAAGCACCGCGACGCCAAATTCGCTGGAGGCGGCGAGCGCGATTTCTTTTGCGCTGGCCAGTTTGTTTTCAACCAAATGGTTGACGAGCGACATCTTGGATTCGCGCGCCTTTGTTTTGGCTTCGATTGCGACTTCTTCGCTCAGGATTCCATCCTGAACGAGGCGGCGCGGCAGGCCGCTCAACGAGGCTTTGGTTGCTGTGACTGCCATGTACTACCCGTGGTGTGAGGTGTCGGTTCCGCAATGCGGCGAAAGCTATTGATAATACCCAATATTACCGGTCAATTGGGGCTTATGACAAAGTATCTTATCAGCAAAAAATCCCGGTTTTCCGGGCGTGGATCACA
It contains:
- the pilB gene encoding type IV-A pilus assembly ATPase PilB, coding for MAVTATKASLSGLPRRLVQDGILSEEVAIEAKTKARESKMSLVNHLVENKLASAKEIALAASSEFGVAVLDLAAMHVDMDVVRLVSEPLLTKHRVLPLSLRGKRLYVAVSDPTNLQAVDEIKFATGYSVEAVVVEDDKLNERVSAAIEALDASSFDTFADDDFDLENLEVSSGEDENEEGITRDDVDDAPVVRFVNKVLLDAIKKGASDIHFEPYEKTFRIRTRQDGILKEVATPPVGLATKLCARLKVMSRLDIAERRVPQDGRIKMKLSKNRAIDFRVSTCPTLFGEKIVMRILDPSSAKLGIDALGYEAFQKKIYMDNLAKPYGMILVTGPTGSGKTVSLYTGLNILNTEDRNISTAEDPAEINLPGINQVNVNNKVGLTFSSALKAFLRQDPDVIMVGEIRDLETAEIAIKAAQTGHLVLSTLHTNDAPKTLTRLVDMGVKPYAIATSVSLIIAQRLARRLCNNCKETKEIPQEALLQEGFTQEEIDEGITVNGPVGCSQCSDGYKGRVGIYQVMEVSEQMGRIIMEGGNAQQIADQSDKEGIWDLRRSALEKVRAGITSLEEINRVTLEH